Genomic segment of Hydra vulgaris chromosome 11, alternate assembly HydraT2T_AEP:
TTGATATTAATAGAATATCCACAAAATATGGTTATGAGAATATTATGTAATCTTTCAATTATATTACAATCAATTTtagtaatttcagaaaaaacttcactattttaaatgctcttctggcAGTATTGTTGTCATTGGTATTTCCAGACCCAGTTTTAGGCATGTCAACATATAGGCTTAACCGTTCTCTGAAGAGTACctgaatctctttttttttttaagtctacaGATAATTTTTCCTCGATTGTTTTTggcttatactttttaatttctattttataacTCAAATGAAGAATAAATTCCAAGCATTTTATCCAGCAATCCAAAACTGAAACTCCGAGCTCTAAGGCTGACTCATTctcagtttttgcttttaataaatcaatattgttcATTTTGTTGGGTTTAACATTGCACACATTGCAGGATTGAGTGGATTTTGTCTCTGTAAGTGCGTTAACTACCTTATTATCAAACATTGTAAGATCAACTCTATAGATGATATTAAAGATCACCTTTCTTCCTGCAACatcaaaaactttgcaaaacgtctttaaggtatttatttgattttttagaagtGATTCTTCCTCTCTGGATAAAATTGaactctcttttttatattgttgatgAAGAGTTCTACAAAAGTGACAACTTGAAGGATTTCCATTTTTCCAAATTTCTCAATCTTCTACTTTGAGCAATAGAGACACAAAAGCTGTACTAAAAGGATTTTCTTCACTTTTAAGTTCTATACTTGTGTTGCTTGTCTCGTATTTCTGTTTATAATTACTTTGGCTTGACGCTTAATATCAATCTTTCTATataaaactccaaatatttTGTTATCTTGACCACAATTAGGCATATCAATCATTTCAGTTATTCTACTAACAGTGTGATCTAACATGCTTTAAAGAGTGCACTTTACAGAAATTTCAGAAAAGTGTATATTCTCAGGATAGCACTTCAATTTTTCCTCGAAAATATCGTGTAAGGTAGGATAAATATGTACGTTATGTACAAGAGCTGAGTTTTTGatcatttaatattgtttattgcTGAGATTAGTGTTCATTTTTAACGCAAGAGCTTCCTCTACGCTCATATTAATGGGAAaagttttattcaaagtttCATCGACTTTTTCTATCtctaaaacattagaaatattgttttttaaaatagaggctttttttttctgtctccAGCAGCATTTACAATTTTTGCAGAAGCTAAAAACAGAGCTTCATGATGTTCAGTGGCTAGttctttcatttttgtttttttgctgcGCTCTCCAAGAACACTCCATTGTTAATGGGGCCTTCCAGAACCAAAAtggctatttttattgttcataagatttttttgaaaccaatgattttctttttgaataaatgaatCATAATTTCGTTcacattgttttagtttttttcttcacctttaaaataaatataactaaagcaacctttactttatttaagttttctttgcgaatttcttcagtattttttatttcattaactaaATCCTTCCATAATCTTAATTTATCAACTCCCAATTCACGTATATTTGGGATAAGATCTAATCTTttcattgttattgtttttaagaaccattgatataataaaactaatatatcagaaacattttaaattaaattatatatttttttactttacactgtttaaaattttattttgttatggcTTTAACAATTGTCACATTGTTACATCCTGCAAATACACTATATCACtaagttaactttatattacagGAAATAATAAAGTTGTTCAGTTAAGCTAtttcaaacatgttttatttatcGAGTAATAAATCGTTCTTTAAATTTGtccataatattttaacaaacttttaaatagtatataatgacaaaagcacgttttttaaaactatatttaatatatatgatttaaaaactatattagagcAAGTAATACAAGAACCCAGCGGGCACAAGCACGAACAATGTACGTCCAAACGTCGTTCGTCCGTTCTCGGATTAGAAATGaacctttaagtttttttaaataatagttccAAAATAGcaactaaactttaaatttaatatttgtattataattaatatttgctaaatgttcataaaaaaaacaaaatttggtGTTATCACCTATTATGTATTATCACCTTTTAATGCGGGCATCTATCGTGGTGTTTTTTCAAGAATCAGCATAATTCACATCTGAAATTCAGTGTCTTTTTAAATGGCATCCATtgtaaaaaaatggaaagttaTCAATAGAAAAGTAAATGCACTTTTAGATTCGTCAAGTGAGGATGAGAGAGTTGTTGAACAACATGTTATTGACTTTTCTCTTCTTACAGAAAAATCAACATCGCTTGGTTCTTCAACTGTTTCATCTTCATTTGATGACATATATTCAGTGAATAGTGACAATGAATTATTGGAGAGTATAAGTATGTcagacaatatttttttatgcgaTAATGCTTACTTAACAGATGATTATTATCCGAACAGTAGTGAATTAGATAGCAACAATACATATTGTTACAGTAGTGATGGTTCTAATGAGGGTGAAATGTCATCATTAGATAAAAAGCTTGCTCATTGTGCAACTAGAAATTGTTGGACTCGTTCATCTGTTAATGAACTTTTATCTATCCTTTGTGAAAGCGGTTGTCCTTGATTATGCATATTATGGAATACTAAAAGGAATTAAAAGTGttctaagtaaaaaaaatgttcttggTAATATTATCAAGTtgtcaataaatattaatgGAATTCCTCTTTTTAAATCGTCAAGTATGCAGATGTGGCCATTTCTTGCATGCTTTGATAATTCTGATATATTTGTTATTGGTATCTTTTATGGTGATCATAAACCACACAATATTAATGAATATTTGTTAGATTTTGTTAACGAATGGAATGAGTTAAGGCAGACTAGATTTATGTTCAATGGAGACCAGATAAGCATAGAGattaaatcttttgtttgtGGTGCACCTTCCAGAGCCTTTTTAAAGTGTATAGTCCCTCATTCTGGTTGTTATTCCTGCGAAAGGTGCATTATTTATGGAACACATGAAGGAAGAGTGGTATTTAATGAAGATGAACATTATTAATTGAGagataaaaattacttttgaacAGTTTGGATATCACAATAATCATCAATGATCAATGTCTCCTTTAACTGGAATTGGAATTGATTGCATTTATTCTTTCACACTAGATTACATGCATCTTGTATGCTTAGGTGTAATGTGTCGCATCTTAAATTATCTGAAAAAAGGACCAGGTGGGAAAATATCTGCTACTCAAATTTCAGAGGTATCTTAAGTATTGGTGAGTAATAAGGGATGTATACCAAGTGGGTTTACTCTGCAACTTAGAAGTTTAAATGTCTTGGATAGATAAAAAGCAACAGaatttcaacaattttaattatataccGGTCCAGTTGCATTAAGAGGAATAGTATCAAAGAAGTTGTATGAACATTTTTTGGTCCTAAGTATTGCAATGACCTTATTATTAGAAGATGATGACCATCTACGTGTTCCATATTTAGATTATGCAAGTGGTTTACTAAAGTATTTTGTGAATGAAGCTTAGCATATATATGGCAATACATTTGCAGTCTATAATGTGCATAATCTTTTGCACTTAGTTGACGATTCTCGTAATCATTCATGTTCTC
This window contains:
- the LOC136087499 gene encoding uncharacterized protein LOC136087499; its protein translation is MASIVKKWKVINRKVNALLDSSSEDERVVEQHVIDFSLLTEKSTSLGSSTVSSSFDDIYSVNSDNELLESISMSDNIFLCDNAYLTDDYYPNSSELDSNNTYCYSSDGSNEGEMSSLDKKLAHCATRNCWTRSSVNELLSILCESGCP
- the LOC136086907 gene encoding uncharacterized protein LOC136086907 encodes the protein MQMWPFLACFDNSDIFVIGIFYGDHKPHNINEYLLDFVNEWNELRQTRFMFNGDQISIEIKSFVCGAPSRAFLKCIVPHSGCYSCERCIIYGTHEGRVVFNEDEHY